A window of Candidatus Polarisedimenticolia bacterium contains these coding sequences:
- a CDS encoding PIG-L deacetylase family protein: MNILAIGAHPDDVEFGCGGTLMKYAGKGARIELLVMTDGSRGGDARIRRREQLAAARVLGAGRVHWGGYRDTLLPTVRHLIDRIERALAAVRPDFIFVNYPEDTHQDHRQVARAAVSATRHARNVLFYEGPTTVEFTPTVFIDIADEIRGKIRALQTHRSQVMKTRIEGTAICEIAEASAHFRGVQGRVRWAEGFAPLRLFINVTETPAAHRALSRRRRGR, translated from the coding sequence GTGAACATCCTGGCGATCGGCGCCCATCCCGACGACGTCGAATTCGGCTGCGGCGGCACGCTCATGAAGTATGCGGGGAAGGGGGCCCGCATCGAACTCCTGGTCATGACCGACGGCTCGCGCGGCGGCGACGCCCGCATCCGCCGCCGCGAGCAGCTCGCGGCGGCGCGCGTGCTGGGGGCGGGGCGGGTCCACTGGGGCGGCTATCGCGACACCCTGCTCCCGACGGTGCGGCACCTGATCGACCGCATCGAGCGCGCCCTGGCGGCGGTCCGGCCCGACTTCATCTTCGTCAATTACCCCGAGGACACCCACCAGGATCACCGCCAGGTGGCGCGCGCCGCCGTGTCGGCGACACGCCACGCGCGCAACGTCCTCTTCTATGAAGGGCCGACGACCGTCGAATTCACCCCCACCGTGTTCATCGACATCGCCGACGAGATCCGCGGGAAGATCCGCGCGCTCCAGACTCACCGGAGCCAGGTCATGAAGACCCGCATCGAGGGGACCGCCATCTGCGAGATCGCCGAGGCCTCCGCCCATTTCCGCGGCGTGCAGGGACGCGTGCGCTGGGCCGAAGGGTTCGCGCCGCTGCGATTGTTCATCAACGTCACGGAGACCCCGGCGGCCCATCGCGCCCTCTCTCGCCGCAGGCGGGGGCGCTGA
- a CDS encoding WbqC family protein, translating into MRLAAHQPQYLPWLGYFDKLDRVDRFVLLDVVQYKKNEWQNRNRIRTRDGWQWLTVPVHYRFPMSIREVTLDDEGGRWRRKHREALRTHYARSPYRAAVMPALEALLDETHPSLAHLNQRTVRLLADLLGARTPISLASDVPGLPDGADERLIALCRHFACSEYLAGAGGAAYMDLEAWRRADVRVDFQDFRHPVYPQSYPGFEPHLSALDLLCNCGPGSIARIRATREAA; encoded by the coding sequence ATGAGGCTGGCGGCGCACCAGCCGCAGTATCTGCCGTGGCTGGGGTATTTCGACAAGCTGGATCGCGTCGACAGGTTCGTCCTGCTCGATGTCGTGCAGTACAAGAAGAACGAGTGGCAGAACCGCAACCGGATCCGCACGCGGGACGGCTGGCAGTGGCTGACGGTCCCGGTCCACTACCGCTTCCCGATGTCGATCCGCGAGGTCACGCTGGACGACGAAGGCGGCCGGTGGCGCCGGAAGCACCGCGAGGCGCTGCGCACCCACTACGCCCGCTCCCCTTATCGTGCGGCGGTGATGCCGGCGCTCGAGGCCCTCCTGGACGAGACCCACCCGAGCCTGGCGCACCTCAACCAGCGCACCGTGCGGCTGCTCGCCGACCTGCTCGGCGCGCGCACTCCGATCTCCCTCGCCTCGGACGTCCCGGGCCTCCCCGACGGGGCGGACGAGAGGCTGATCGCGCTCTGCCGCCATTTCGCCTGCTCCGAGTACCTGGCGGGGGCCGGAGGGGCGGCCTACATGGATCTGGAGGCCTGGCGGCGGGCGGATGTCCGGGTCGACTTCCAGGATTTCCGTCATCCGGTGTACCCGCAGTCGTACCCCGGATTCGAGCCGCATCTCTCCGCCCTCGATCTGCTTTGCAATTGCGGCCCCGGCAGCATCGCGCGCATCCGCGCCACCCGGGAGGCGGCGTGA
- a CDS encoding glycosyltransferase, with the protein MSAVAPRPAAASAVPARRVPRPRARARSLAILHVITRLDRGGSSDCTLLQAMGAARRGHRVTLVSGPSAIPSPLLAAARTQPGLEILQIDFLVRRPSPLQDLRALGAIRRLVRDRRFDVVHTHTSKAGALGRLAAFLGGRPPLVHQPHGHLFYGYHGPIGTALVVLAERLLAPLASRQIALSWRGAEEHLCRGIGRPGDFTVVRSGIDLRPYRRARARRPECRRRWRFSPEDFVVGTLCRLEPVKGVAELLDAFLLAASSTPRLRLVVGGDGPLRGRLLERARDAGMAERVVVGGSWVRPEDVLPALDLFVLASRNEGMGRALIEAMAVGLPVVGTAVGGVPEVLEEGGAGILVPPGDPEALAAAISRLAADERLAAHYGRRARSRAVAFGAGRMNHALLKIYRKVIR; encoded by the coding sequence ATGAGCGCCGTCGCGCCCCGCCCGGCAGCCGCGTCGGCCGTGCCCGCGCGCCGTGTCCCGCGCCCGCGCGCCCGTGCGCGTTCCCTCGCCATCCTGCATGTCATCACACGGCTCGACCGCGGCGGCTCCTCCGACTGCACGCTGCTGCAGGCGATGGGGGCCGCGCGGCGCGGTCACCGCGTGACCCTGGTCTCCGGACCGTCCGCGATCCCCAGCCCCCTTCTGGCCGCAGCCCGGACGCAGCCCGGTCTCGAAATTCTCCAGATCGATTTCCTGGTGCGCCGGCCGTCCCCCCTGCAGGACCTGAGGGCGCTCGGCGCGATCCGGAGGCTCGTGCGCGACCGGCGCTTCGACGTCGTGCACACGCACACCTCGAAGGCCGGCGCCCTCGGCCGCCTGGCGGCATTCCTGGGCGGCCGCCCGCCGCTCGTCCACCAGCCCCACGGACACCTGTTCTACGGCTACCACGGACCGATCGGGACGGCGCTCGTGGTCCTGGCCGAGCGCCTCCTCGCGCCTCTGGCAAGTCGCCAGATCGCCCTGTCCTGGCGCGGCGCCGAGGAGCACCTGTGCCGTGGCATCGGCCGTCCCGGCGATTTCACCGTCGTGCGCTCCGGGATCGATTTGCGGCCCTATCGACGCGCCCGTGCCCGCCGGCCCGAATGCCGGCGTCGCTGGCGGTTTTCCCCCGAGGATTTCGTGGTCGGAACGCTGTGCCGGCTCGAGCCCGTGAAGGGGGTCGCAGAGCTCCTGGACGCCTTCCTCCTGGCGGCATCGTCCACGCCCCGTCTGCGCCTGGTGGTCGGCGGGGACGGGCCCCTGCGGGGCCGCCTCCTGGAGCGGGCAAGGGACGCCGGCATGGCGGAGCGTGTGGTGGTCGGAGGATCGTGGGTGAGGCCCGAGGACGTCCTCCCGGCCCTCGACCTGTTCGTGCTCGCATCGAGAAACGAGGGGATGGGAAGGGCCCTCATCGAAGCCATGGCGGTGGGCCTCCCGGTCGTCGGCACCGCGGTCGGCGGCGTTCCGGAGGTCCTGGAGGAGGGAGGGGCCGGCATCCTGGTCCCCCCGGGCGACCCCGAGGCGCTGGCCGCGGCGATCTCGAGGCTGGCGGCGGACGAGCGTCTGGCGGCCCACTACGGGCGACGCGCCAGGTCCCGCGCGGTGGCCTTCGGCGCCGGCAGAATGAACCACGCCCTCCTGAAGATCTACCGCAAGGTGATCCGATGA
- a CDS encoding glycosyltransferase family 9 protein, whose protein sequence is MIPSDARIRLEVVRPPDRMIADRARRAARLAWLALRSAVLLPLGLLRRRVRRMPSPSRVSRILVIRCDRLGDMALTTPALQDLKDHFRRAEITVLAPPGALALLEAHPAVDRRAPLIDRRLPADLLGRFDLVIDFTPDEDLRGALLARATRAPLRAGFCAFGRQAFFSLRGPRADPRRHVVDLNRDLIASLGIEPGNRRPVIHVTPEERGAAQAHLAALGAAAPRVAVHPGGHFPSQRWPAERFAELVSGLTGRIGAACIVVAGPDEQDLVERICAATPDALSTGPLSVREMMAVLSACDLFIGNNSGPLHIASALGLPTVSVMGPTDPLRFAPRGPADRVVRRDLPCSPCHRGRCWHHTCLRSIEPEDVLAQAEAVVAALLPQQEAR, encoded by the coding sequence ATGATCCCTTCGGATGCCCGGATCCGTCTCGAGGTCGTGCGGCCCCCCGACCGGATGATCGCCGACCGCGCGCGGCGCGCGGCGCGCCTCGCCTGGCTGGCTCTGCGCTCGGCCGTCCTCCTGCCCCTCGGCCTCCTGCGGCGTCGGGTCCGCCGCATGCCGTCGCCGTCGCGGGTCTCCCGCATCCTGGTCATCCGGTGCGACCGGCTCGGTGACATGGCCCTGACCACCCCGGCCCTTCAGGATTTGAAGGACCATTTTCGCCGCGCCGAGATCACCGTCCTGGCGCCCCCCGGGGCACTGGCCCTGCTCGAGGCCCACCCGGCAGTCGACCGGCGGGCGCCCCTGATCGACCGGCGGCTGCCGGCGGACCTCCTCGGACGATTCGACCTGGTCATCGATTTCACCCCCGACGAGGACCTGCGCGGGGCTCTCCTGGCGCGCGCCACCCGCGCGCCGCTCCGCGCCGGATTCTGCGCCTTCGGGCGGCAGGCGTTCTTCAGCCTGCGCGGTCCCAGGGCCGATCCGCGCCGGCACGTCGTCGACCTGAATCGCGATCTGATCGCCTCGCTCGGGATCGAGCCGGGAAATCGACGGCCGGTGATCCACGTCACCCCGGAGGAGCGCGGCGCCGCCCAGGCCCACTTGGCCGCGCTCGGGGCGGCCGCACCGCGCGTCGCCGTCCACCCCGGAGGCCATTTCCCCAGCCAGCGCTGGCCGGCAGAGCGCTTCGCCGAGCTGGTGAGCGGTCTCACCGGAAGAATCGGGGCGGCGTGCATCGTGGTGGCGGGACCGGATGAACAGGACCTCGTGGAGCGCATCTGCGCCGCCACGCCGGACGCTCTGTCCACCGGACCCTTGAGCGTGCGCGAGATGATGGCGGTCCTCTCGGCCTGCGATCTGTTCATCGGCAACAACTCCGGGCCTCTGCATATCGCGTCGGCGCTCGGGCTTCCCACCGTGTCCGTGATGGGGCCGACCGATCCCCTGCGCTTCGCGCCGCGCGGGCCGGCCGATCGCGTCGTGCGCCGTGATCTGCCGTGCTCCCCGTGCCACAGGGGGCGCTGCTGGCACCACACTTGCCTGCGCTCGATCGAGCCCGAGGATGTCCTGGCGCAGGCGGAGGCGGTCGTGGCGGCCCTCCTGCCGCAGCAGGAGGCCCGATGA
- a CDS encoding class I SAM-dependent methyltransferase, producing MTDPDRGPQPAPVDAAGRRVPDIQPPASPARPCPGCGARGPVSLPSESHAVRCLQCRLVYIDPVPAEAITHQSYGPVYYEPWQGREARSRLRLWRRRLGLIEARSRLGTLLDVGCGDGLFLSVAREAGWRVDGIEFSPEGARRSSQRLGRPVAVGDLARERGLRGPFDVVTLWHVLEHLVDPGTMLDAARARLRPGGLLVVAVPNLDNLPMRAAYRLARGRPLPLYETGAREPHISHFDPRTLPAFLARRGFTTVELRPDRCALTLPKRGIDALAAFLSIVSRRLLTDAMVAFCRRP from the coding sequence ATGACCGATCCCGATCGGGGCCCACAGCCCGCGCCCGTGGACGCCGCAGGGCGACGGGTACCGGACATCCAACCGCCGGCCTCCCCCGCGCGCCCCTGCCCGGGCTGCGGGGCGCGCGGCCCCGTGTCCCTCCCCTCCGAGAGCCACGCCGTCCGCTGCCTGCAATGCCGCCTGGTCTACATCGATCCCGTCCCGGCGGAGGCCATCACGCACCAGTCTTACGGCCCCGTGTACTACGAGCCGTGGCAGGGGCGAGAGGCCCGATCCCGCCTGCGTCTCTGGAGACGGCGCCTGGGCCTGATCGAAGCGCGGTCGCGTCTCGGGACGCTCCTCGACGTCGGCTGCGGCGACGGGCTCTTCCTGAGCGTGGCCCGCGAGGCGGGGTGGCGCGTCGACGGCATCGAATTCTCCCCCGAAGGGGCGCGACGATCGTCCCAGCGTCTCGGGCGGCCGGTGGCGGTCGGAGACCTGGCGCGCGAGCGGGGCCTGCGGGGCCCGTTCGACGTGGTCACGCTGTGGCACGTCCTCGAGCACCTGGTGGATCCGGGGACGATGCTCGACGCCGCGCGCGCCCGTCTGCGCCCCGGGGGTCTGCTGGTCGTGGCCGTGCCCAACCTCGACAACCTTCCGATGCGGGCCGCCTACCGGCTGGCGCGCGGCCGGCCTCTGCCGCTGTACGAGACCGGCGCGCGCGAGCCGCACATCAGCCATTTCGATCCCCGGACGCTTCCCGCATTCCTCGCGCGCCGGGGCTTCACCACCGTCGAGCTGCGGCCGGACCGCTGCGCCCTGACTCTGCCGAAGCGGGGGATCGATGCCCTGGCGGCCTTCCTGTCGATCGTGTCGCGCCGTCTTCTGACCGACGCCATGGTCGCGTTCTGCCGGAGGCCCTGA
- a CDS encoding glycosyltransferase family 4 protein, whose protein sequence is MSGARPERTILFLSERSDLYGGGQRSLCDLSSRLRPRGLRPLAVVPGPGPLTDALEGQGTEWAALPLPPLLSRGGFGPLIALERLVRLARRLGADLLHSDSPRTAVYGGLAGRFLRRPHVWHVRASRPSSAVSDRLLVSLSDRIISVSRAASERSAAVRRSPAMRVVRTGLPDIHFLPRADARAALGLPPDPFVCGVVGRVEEDKGRDDALAALFAIRRVAPSALLTFLGPLDVDGRWAHTCSLRAAAAGAAGAVRLAGDRPDAGRLLRAFDLLLHPSRHEALPRVVIEALFAEVPVVASAVGGIPEIIEPGLSGLLVPSGDPDALGRAAARIASSPELGRSLATAGVARARTHFGIERMIDETTAVYDELLRPRQAPTLAGPGGKVGGRAREVMP, encoded by the coding sequence GTGAGCGGCGCGCGGCCTGAGAGGACCATTCTGTTCCTGAGCGAGCGCTCCGATCTCTACGGCGGGGGGCAGCGGAGCCTGTGCGATCTCTCGAGCCGGCTGCGCCCCCGCGGCCTGCGGCCGCTGGCGGTCGTCCCCGGGCCGGGACCTCTCACGGACGCCCTGGAAGGCCAGGGGACGGAGTGGGCGGCCCTGCCCCTGCCGCCGCTGCTGTCCCGGGGCGGGTTCGGCCCCCTGATCGCCCTGGAGCGCCTGGTCCGGCTGGCGCGCCGGCTGGGGGCCGACCTCCTGCACAGCGACTCGCCTCGCACCGCCGTGTACGGCGGCCTCGCCGGGCGATTCCTGCGCCGCCCGCACGTCTGGCACGTGCGCGCTTCGCGTCCTTCATCCGCGGTGTCCGATCGCCTTCTGGTGTCGCTGTCCGACAGGATCATCTCCGTCTCCCGCGCCGCCTCCGAGCGGAGCGCGGCGGTGCGGCGCTCCCCCGCGATGCGCGTCGTGCGCACCGGGCTTCCGGACATCCACTTCCTGCCGCGGGCCGACGCCCGCGCCGCCCTCGGCCTGCCGCCCGATCCGTTCGTCTGCGGCGTGGTCGGCCGGGTGGAGGAGGACAAGGGGCGGGACGATGCCCTCGCGGCCCTGTTCGCCATCCGGCGGGTCGCTCCGTCTGCCCTTCTCACCTTCCTCGGCCCGCTCGATGTCGACGGCCGGTGGGCCCACACCTGCTCGCTGCGCGCTGCCGCCGCCGGGGCGGCCGGCGCGGTGCGTCTCGCCGGCGACCGCCCCGACGCGGGACGGCTCCTTCGGGCGTTCGATCTCCTGCTGCACCCGTCGCGTCACGAGGCGCTTCCCCGGGTGGTGATCGAAGCGCTGTTCGCCGAGGTGCCGGTCGTGGCGTCGGCCGTGGGTGGCATCCCCGAGATCATCGAACCGGGCCTGAGCGGGCTCCTGGTCCCTTCCGGGGACCCGGATGCCCTGGGACGCGCCGCGGCGAGGATCGCCTCCAGTCCGGAGCTCGGCCGCAGCCTCGCGACCGCCGGCGTCGCGCGGGCGCGGACCCATTTCGGCATCGAGCGGATGATCGACGAAACGACCGCCGTCTACGACGAGCTGCTGCGGCCGCGCCAGGCCCCCACCCTGGCCGGGCCGGGCGGGAAGGTCGGGGGCCGGGCCCGGGAGGTGATGCCATGA
- a CDS encoding glycosyltransferase: MRVVRIVHLVEALGTGGLERVVQALVRHADGRRFEVEVLCAVKGGPVAREIEALGTRVRILGGRGYGPRDILSAARAIRESGADVVHSHGHFAGVVGRVARWWAGGAVAVHHLHTVDSTFEARHRRREHFLLRLTRRVVCCSESVARHARRDLDAPPHLLSVIPNGIDPPPPASRAQAFERLGLNPGAGPIVGCVGGLSRHKGQLILMHAAGQLSGGPPSPTLVLVGEGPERPRLESEAVTLQGRVRVVFAGERPDARALLPAFDLLVAPSIEREGFGLAALEGMDAGLPVIASRLGGLPEAVEDGRTGLLVPPGDVRALSLAIGRLLASPAERRALGAAGKRRVESRFRAASMTRRVESVYEEVLSERRAA; the protein is encoded by the coding sequence ATGAGGGTCGTGCGCATCGTCCACCTGGTGGAGGCGCTGGGGACGGGCGGTCTGGAGCGTGTGGTGCAGGCGCTCGTGCGGCACGCCGACGGGCGTCGCTTCGAAGTGGAGGTCCTCTGCGCGGTGAAGGGGGGCCCCGTGGCGCGCGAGATCGAGGCGCTCGGAACGCGGGTGCGGATCCTGGGCGGGCGCGGTTACGGTCCGCGCGACATTCTGTCGGCGGCCCGGGCGATCAGGGAATCGGGGGCCGACGTGGTGCACTCCCACGGTCACTTCGCCGGCGTCGTGGGACGGGTCGCGAGGTGGTGGGCGGGCGGAGCGGTTGCCGTGCACCACCTGCACACGGTCGATTCCACCTTCGAGGCGAGGCATCGCCGGCGCGAGCACTTCCTCCTCCGCCTGACCCGGCGTGTCGTGTGCTGTTCGGAATCGGTGGCCCGCCACGCGAGGCGGGATCTGGATGCGCCGCCCCACCTCCTGTCGGTCATTCCGAACGGCATCGATCCCCCTCCGCCAGCCAGCCGGGCCCAAGCGTTCGAGCGCCTCGGATTGAATCCGGGAGCCGGTCCGATCGTCGGATGCGTGGGAGGACTGTCGCGCCACAAGGGGCAGCTCATCCTGATGCACGCCGCGGGACAGCTCTCCGGCGGGCCGCCGAGCCCGACCCTGGTGCTGGTCGGCGAAGGCCCCGAGCGCCCCAGGCTCGAGTCGGAGGCCGTCACCCTGCAGGGGCGGGTCCGGGTTGTCTTCGCCGGCGAGCGGCCCGACGCCCGCGCCCTCCTGCCGGCTTTCGATCTCCTGGTCGCGCCCTCCATCGAGCGGGAGGGGTTCGGTCTGGCGGCGCTCGAGGGAATGGACGCCGGCCTTCCGGTCATCGCAAGCCGCCTGGGCGGGCTGCCTGAAGCCGTGGAGGACGGCCGGACGGGACTCCTGGTGCCGCCCGGCGACGTCCGGGCCCTGTCCCTGGCGATCGGGCGCCTGCTGGCGAGTCCGGCGGAACGCCGCGCGCTGGGGGCGGCGGGGAAGAGACGGGTCGAGTCGCGCTTCCGGGCCGCCTCGATGACGAGGCGGGTGGAGAGCGTGTACGAGGAGGTCCTGAGTGAGCGGCGCGCGGCCTGA